AGAAGTGACTGCATGAATTTTTTTCTCAGCTTTtgttcaaatatctcaaaatctGTCATATTTAATCATATCTAACATCAATCCCTGTATTTAATTATGACATTGAGTCAATTAATCATGTTTATGAATTCGCTTTTTTGGATTGATGCAGGTGCCTCCAGCAGGTAAAGGATCATTATACATTAGGCCTTTGCTTATGGGAAGTGGACCTGTTCTGGGTATTGGACCAGCCCCTGAATGCACATTCCTCATATTCACCTCTCCCATCGGAAACTGGTACAAGGTAGGCGGGGGCTTCCTTCCTTCTTAAGAATTGTTTGTGGTGCTTATTGATGCAAGTTGAATCCAAGACTTACTAGGTTTGAATATATGTAACATGATGCCAAGTTGCGTGCCGACAACTTACAAGCTACAATGTcacatttttttgttcttttgctaAGTGCTTGTTGATTTTGCTCAAATAACAGTGTGGCCCTAGCATGAATTTGTATGTTGAGAATGAGGTTCCTAGGGCTACTCCTGGTGGAACCGGAGCCATTAAAAGCATCACCAATTATTCACCGGTAAGCAAAATTGGCCTACTTCCATAATAAGAAGGATTGGACGATGAGTTGGGATTTTGGGAAAGATATATATGTTTGAGATCTTATTGGTGTCGTTATTGTATTATGTATTTAGGGTTTCTCGTGAATGATTTTCTTGCTCCAATTTCCTGTAGGTTTTTGAAGCAGTAAACAAAGCTAAGGCAAAAGGGTTCACCGATGTCTTATTTCTGGACGCAGCCACTGGAAAAAATGTTGAGGAAGTTTCTTCATGCAATGTTTTCATTGTGAAGGTAGTACTGATTAGAATTGTCATTAGCCCTCATAGGTAACAAATTAATTACGTATTCGATCACAGAAATTATTATACATCCACAGGGCGATAAGGAAACATTCCGATCAAGAAAATGTTACATTGTTCATATTGCTAGACATTTCGatatatcatgtttgctgaacaGTTAATCCGAATTGCAGATTCgaaaaataattttcttttaagatGGATCAGACACCAACAACATAACAAACCAGATTGCGACATTAATTGTCTGGCAATAGAATTTTCGTAATAATATATGTattgttgtaatttgatatgataaaCTCGATTTCATTTTGTGTTGTAGGATAATGTGATTTTAACACCACCAACCAATGGAACTATTCTTCCAGGGGTCACAAGAAAAAGCATCATAGAAATTGCTCTTCATCTGAAGTACAAGGTAATTAAGCAACTTTTTCTTTCCTCATCAACTATTATTCCTTGTATGGCTAGTAATATTCTACAAATTCTGGTAAACAATCTTTTATTTATGAAAAGCAATTCTGCAGTCACTATTTCTCATAcaaaatatcttaatttattgtttttgaaaaattgATTCAGGTGGAGGAACGTGATGTTCCACTAATGGATGTGCTAACAGCTGATGAAGTGTTCTGCACAGGGACTGCAGTGGGTGTCACTGCTGTTGCTAGTGTAACACATTATGATAAAAGGTATAAATAGTTTTTAAAAGGTGCGGATTTCATAAAAGAGTTTTCTAAAGAAGTACTTGTTATGTGTGCTTCTTCAAGAAATATGTCCAAGTGGTTTTCTCGTTGATTTTTGAAaagaattttgaaatgtttataGAAACACTTCTAGCATAATTGCATATAAGAAGTGTTTTCTATTGAAGCGTTATTACCAAATGAGTCTTTATAATATAACATTTGAATTTCGATTAATAActagttaatatttttttttatatatacaaaCGATATATTTACATTTGTGTGGCGGAATAAATTGGTTGCAAACTTGTCATCCACTAAATTCGGATCTCAGCCTCTcacttaaaaataaatagaaatattattagaCCATAGTATTAAGTTACAATAAATTATTGTGTTGAATAGCCAAAAATTAATTATGTACGTGCAGGGTTGAATACCGAACTGGAGAAAAATCAGTCTCTCAAAAGTTGCGAGTAATGCTTACAGAGATTCAAACAGGCGTGGTCGAGGACAAGATGGGATGGACCATGCAGATTCATTGAGCTGCTTCTCTCAGTGTTTCATTGCTAAATCTGAACAGTGGTTTTGGACACGTAGTCAAGCCACAAATGCAAAATAATTACATTTTCTGCTGTATTAGATAAACTAAAGTATAATGGTTGAGTACTAGGTGTGCTCGTTAAAAGTTGCTTCTCTATCCTTAATGATAATAAAATTTCTATATAAACGTGTGTCAATTTTGTGCTTTTAAAtactattatattattatttatagaTAACTGAATTAACAAAGATTCTATAACATTTGAGGTGATGATCGATCCAGCAAAATTTATCAAACATTTTCTAAAATGATGTTATtaacacactcatttttatctTTCACACACTCCCTCttaatttatgttatttgatcattatcaattcATTCAACCCGATGATTGGATATATAGCCTAAGAAATTATAGAAAGAATTTCTATCACAAAACCCATAACTACATAAAATTGTTGCATGCTTTGCATGGTATAGCAAGCAGTAACTAAAGATAGAGGGAGAATAAATG
This genomic interval from Malus domestica chromosome 05, GDT2T_hap1 contains the following:
- the LOC103436475 gene encoding putative branched-chain-amino-acid aminotransferase 7; the encoded protein is MDTRNNDEAYVNFNWDKLGFGLTPTDYIYIMKISGKDNFSEGSLSRYGNIEISPSAAIFNYGQGLFEGLKAYRRPDGGIQLFRPELNALRMKNGADRLCMPSPLVDVFVDAVKKTVLANQRWVPPAGKGSLYIRPLLMGSGPVLGIGPAPECTFLIFTSPIGNWYKCGPSMNLYVENEVPRATPGGTGAIKSITNYSPVFEAVNKAKAKGFTDVLFLDAATGKNVEEVSSCNVFIVKDNVILTPPTNGTILPGVTRKSIIEIALHLKYKVEERDVPLMDVLTADEVFCTGTAVGVTAVASVTHYDKRVEYRTGEKSVSQKLRVMLTEIQTGVVEDKMGWTMQIH